The following DNA comes from Archaeoglobaceae archaeon.
TGCTCCCTGAAACAGCGCTTATTAAGCTTATGTTCCTCCTTGGAAACTACAGCCTTGAGGAAGCAAAGAATCTCGTGAAAAAGAACCTTGTTGGGGAGATCGAGCCGAGAAGCACTTATTGAATTTTGGGATCAAAAACTTAAATTTTTAAAACCTCTCATCCAGCACAGCCTGTGATCAGAGAGATCGGCAAAACGCTTGAAATTGCTCTTGAGAAAGAAGTGGAATTCGTGATAAATGGTAAGGCTTATCGGAAGTTATGCACTCCGCTGATGCTTAAGGAATTTGCAGTCGGTTTTCTGGTTTCTGAAGGGATTGTAAAATCTCTGAAAGATATTAAAGTGGACGTCTATGGTGATAGGATCGTTGCTGAAGTCTTGGGGGACACTTCTGATCTAAATTTGGTTTTTTCTGGGTTTTTGAGAAAAGTAAAGCCCTCTAAGATTGAATCAAGAAGGAAATTCAAAATTGATGTGCTAAAAAAGCACCTTGAGCTTATCGAGATCGAAGAATACAAAAAAACACGTGGCTATCATGTTGCGGTTGTAGTCAATGAAGACAAATTTTACAGAGCCTACGATGTTGGCAGACACAATGCAGTCGACAAGGCTATAGGCATGGCTTTGCTAAATAACGCAGAGCTTGGAAACTCTTTCCTTTTGCTCTCAGGTAGAATTTCAAAGGAGATTGCCTTTAAATGTGCGAATGCTGGCATCCCGCTTGTCGTTTCGAAGGCAGCAATTTTTAGCTCTGCAATTGAATTCTGCAAAGAAGTTGGACTTTCTGCGGTTTCATTTGCAACCAACATAGCGGTAGGGGATGCGATTGAGTGAAAGTTTTTTAAAAAGTCTGCGGTGCGTAATATTATGCTTGTGAAGGTATACTTCCCTGACGGTCATCTTGAGAAGCCGATCTGGGATGCGCTCATCACAGCAGGATACAAGCTTGGAAAAAGCGAAAGAGGTTATCTGATCGATGTAGATCATCCCATGCTCATCTTCAAGCAGGTTAGACCACAAATAATGCCGCTCTACGTAGAGCTTGGAAAAGGAGATGGGGCGATCACTGGCGGAGACATTCTTGAGAACTGGAAACTCAAAATGGAGCTTGAAAATGTTGTCGTTCTCGATTATCTGCCACTTCGACCAACAAAGCTCGTTGCAGCCATTTCTGAAGAAGTTTATCCCGACGTTAAAAGCATTGAAGATTTTAAGGCAGTCGTCGGAAACAAGAAGATTTACATAGCTTCTGAATTTCCAGAGATCGCAAAAGAATATGCCAAGAAGAACAATTTGAATGCAGTTGTCTTTGATCCAATTGGAAAAACCGAAGCGTCGATATTGCCCCCTATTCCTGAGGCGGATCTGATAATCGAGGTAACCGAGTTTGGAACAACTTTGAAGGAAAACAAGTGCAGAATAATCGATGTGTTAAATGGACAGGTAAAATCAGTTTTTATAGCAAATAGAGCCTCTCTAAAGGAGAAGGAAAAAAAAGAAGTCCTTGAGAATTTACTTACAGACATAAAGGAAGTTATAGAGTCGAGAAACCTTGTAAGTCTTTACTTCAATGTTCCAGAGAAGAGCAACCTTGATAAGATAATCGAGTATCTGACTTCTCAGGGCTTCGATCCAACGATATCTCCGCTGGCAAAAGGAGCTGCGGCTGTGCACATAATTGTAGACAGATCAATGGTGAAATTCCTGAAGCCAACACTCAGGAGCATGGGGGCAAAGAGAATAGGCACATCGCCAGTAATTACCTTTGGAGATTGATTTTTAAAACTCGAATTCACTACCAACTCCTGTGGGCTTGTATTTATCCCCGAAGGCTCTTGCAATTATCATTTCAGCCTTCAAGCCGGTGCAGTGTGTTGGTGCAATTAGATCGACTTTAACGCTTTTCAAAACCTCTAAGATCTTATCTTCTGTGTAGGCTATTAAATGCGTTCCACCGATTATGAATTTAACTTCGTCGCTGGCAACTTCTTCAGCCCATTTTATAGTATTTCTGAGCCCAGAATGACAGCAACCCAAGAGTAGCACAACTCCTTTATCGGTTTTTATTGCAAGGCTCTGATCGTCTTTTATCTCGTCCCTCTCCTTCATTCCGTCTCTAATTGCAAAGGAATCCTTTAAAGTTGCTGTTTCGAATTCTCTTGGAATCTCTCCAAGAGCCCAGATTCCTTTTGAGACTTCTAATGGTTCTTTGTGCTCTACAAAATCGAAGTAGTTCAAGATCAGTTCTTTCTGGAATGGGAGCCCTATGAATCTGCCTTCAAAAAATCTTGGCAAGAATACGTCGGGGTGAGCGTAAATCGGAACCTTCTTTGGAAAAGGGTAAAGGGCGGTGGTGTGATCGTAATGTCCGTGGCTAAGGACTATCTTATCTGGCAGAGGCTTTTGCAACATGATCAGATTATTTATTGCAGTCCCCATGCCGACATCGAACATAATGACTTCTTTGCTCTCTATTAAAGCTGAGAATCCCCATTCTGCCTTTAATGGCTTTGGAGCTATTATCTTGTTGTCGGCAAGTATCGTAATCTTCATCGAATCACCTGCCGAGTATCATTAATCTGAATCGATCTGCAGATCTTGCTGCAGCGTTTGCTATGTAGCCCAGATGAACTACCCAAGTATCCATGAGGTAAACGTCTAATGGGTTCAAATTTTCGGAATTAAATAATAATTTGTGTAATTTAATTTGCACTTCATCGCATTCATGTTCCAGACTTTCGATTTCTTTTACTATTTCCAGAATTTCATGAACTTCTTTCTTGTCAAAAGATGTTTCAACAAGATTTTTTATGTGTGCAACCATGGCCTCGTATTCGTTTACACACTCCATAATCTGAGCTAAGAGAATTTTGAATTCCATTGCGATCTTGCTATCCATTTTAATTCTCCTGAAGGTCAGCATGTGACCAACATGTTCGCAATTGTTGATTATATCGTCTTGAGTTTTCAGAAATTCAAGCAGATCCTGCCGATCGATTGGTAGAATCAGAGATCTTGTTACAT
Coding sequences within:
- the fdhD gene encoding formate dehydrogenase accessory sulfurtransferase FdhD yields the protein MIREIGKTLEIALEKEVEFVINGKAYRKLCTPLMLKEFAVGFLVSEGIVKSLKDIKVDVYGDRIVAEVLGDTSDLNLVFSGFLRKVKPSKIESRRKFKIDVLKKHLELIEIEEYKKTRGYHVAVVVNEDKFYRAYDVGRHNAVDKAIGMALLNNAELGNSFLLLSGRISKEIAFKCANAGIPLVVSKAAIFSSAIEFCKEVGLSAVSFATNIAVGDAIE
- the hisG gene encoding ATP phosphoribosyltransferase, with the translated sequence MLVKVYFPDGHLEKPIWDALITAGYKLGKSERGYLIDVDHPMLIFKQVRPQIMPLYVELGKGDGAITGGDILENWKLKMELENVVVLDYLPLRPTKLVAAISEEVYPDVKSIEDFKAVVGNKKIYIASEFPEIAKEYAKKNNLNAVVFDPIGKTEASILPPIPEADLIIEVTEFGTTLKENKCRIIDVLNGQVKSVFIANRASLKEKEKKEVLENLLTDIKEVIESRNLVSLYFNVPEKSNLDKIIEYLTSQGFDPTISPLAKGAAAVHIIVDRSMVKFLKPTLRSMGAKRIGTSPVITFGD
- a CDS encoding MBL fold metallo-hydrolase gives rise to the protein MKITILADNKIIAPKPLKAEWGFSALIESKEVIMFDVGMGTAINNLIMLQKPLPDKIVLSHGHYDHTTALYPFPKKVPIYAHPDVFLPRFFEGRFIGLPFQKELILNYFDFVEHKEPLEVSKGIWALGEIPREFETATLKDSFAIRDGMKERDEIKDDQSLAIKTDKGVVLLLGCCHSGLRNTIKWAEEVASDEVKFIIGGTHLIAYTEDKILEVLKSVKVDLIAPTHCTGLKAEMIIARAFGDKYKPTGVGSEFEF
- a CDS encoding TIGR00153 family protein; this encodes MKFFRSVGQVFGYSPFPTLVKHAILCGRAVGILQRQFEAYEKGNFDLVEKLKDEIDELESQADELKEEIRTHVTRSLILPIDRQDLLEFLKTQDDIINNCEHVGHMLTFRRIKMDSKIAMEFKILLAQIMECVNEYEAMVAHIKNLVETSFDKKEVHEILEIVKEIESLEHECDEVQIKLHKLLFNSENLNPLDVYLMDTWVVHLGYIANAAARSADRFRLMILGR